Proteins from one Oryza sativa Japonica Group chromosome 12, ASM3414082v1 genomic window:
- the LOC107279673 gene encoding uncharacterized protein produces MEDMQELWEEGLRMWDEYRREHFTLHAIIFVTINDVPTNFSLSGQFKGKFGCLICIDKTSYKYLTSSTKGVYMRHRRFLPQRHRWRAKARLFHNIVENDLAPEIRTGHSVFELTKNIKVVFSKPKKKPVKRKKRTDQDTTDAPLEESNLPFKKHSIFFSLPTDCHKSGQASSHSIIEIGPLYIHQMWAYERYMSMLKGYVRNRAHSEGSMIEGYTTEEMVECCIDYMKDAEPIGVTPPLHEGRLAGTGIVGKKRFYDEDFKDVAEAHSSVLQQLAIVEPRKICRWVIRWRKKLYAGEQNGPTSLVTSWQGYDIGRYRFYTMFKDRKSAAQNSGVRVEAFDASGEKKSYYGIIQDIWELDYGLNIQIPVLRCQWVRDTTGVFIDDYGLTVVDRSKLGQKDDPWVLAERVAQVFYVSDPSDDKMAIAVPGKQNIIGIDSIEDASDYNQYDDVPLFTDFPNRIKEVETSLDEDLFSSARKDGVSKIVKH; encoded by the exons ATGGAGGACATGCAAGAGCTGTGGGAGGAAGGGTTACGAATGTGGGACGAGTACCGTAGGGAACATTTTACTCTGCATGCCATCATATTCGTTACGATCAACGACGTACCGACAAACTTTTCACTCTCGGGCCAGTTTAAGGGGAAGTTCGGATGCCTCATATGTATCGACAAGACGTCGTACAAGTACCTCACCTCGTCAACCAAGGGTGTTTACATGCGTCATCGTCGGTTCTTACCTCAGAGGCATAGGTGGCGTGCGAAGGCCAGATTATTCCACAATATAGTAGAGAACGATCTTGCTCCTGAAATACGAACAGGTCACTCTGTCTTCGAGCTGACAAAGAACATTAAGGTTGTCTTCAGCAAGCCAAAGAAGAAGCCCGTCAAGAGGAAAAAACGGACGGATCAGGACACAACTGATGCACCTTTAGAGGAAAGTAACCTGCCCTTCAAGAAGCACTCAATTTTTTTCAG TCTTCCTACCGATTGCCATAAGAGCGGTCAAGCCAGTTCACACTCG ATTATCGAGATTGGTCCACTATACATACACCAGATGTGGGCGTACGAGAGGTACATGTCCATGCTGAAAGGGTATGTCCGTAACCGAGCTCATTCGGAAGGATCAATGATAGAGGGGTACACAACTGAGGAGATGGTAGAATGCTGCATAGATTACATGAAGGACGCCGAACCCATCGGTGTGACCCCCCCTTTACACGAGGGCCGGTTAGCTGGGACGGGGATCGTAGGCAAGAAAAGGTTCTATGATGAGGACTTCAAAGATGTAGCGGAAGCACATAGCAGTGTTTTGCAACAGCTCGCCATCGTCGAGCC GAGAAAGATCTGTCGTTGGGTGATTCGCTGGAGGAAAAAGCTTTACGCAGGCGAGCAAAATGGCCCAACTAGCCTTGTGACCTCATGGCAAGGGTACGACATCGGCAGATATAGGTTTTACACGATGTTCAAGGACAGGAAAAGCGCAGCTCAGAACAGCGGAGTTCGGGTGGAGGCGTTTGACGCATCAGGTGAGAAGAAGTCTTACTACGGGATCATACAAGATATTTGGGAGCTGGACTATGGCCTTAACATACAGATCCCGGTGCTACGATGCCAATGGGTTAGAGACACAACAGGCGTATTCATCGATGACTACGGCCTGACAGTTGTGGATCGTAGCAAGCTAGGACAAAAGGATGATCCGTGGGTTCTTGCTGAGCGTGTTGCTCAAGTTTTCTATGTCAGTGACCCTTCTGACGATAAGATGGCCATTGCTGTACCGGGAAAGCAAAACATCATTGGCATTGATAGCATTGAAGACGCGTCAGATTACAACCAATACGACGACGTCCCTTTGTTCACAGATTTTCCTAACCGGATCAAGGAAGTTGAGACAAGCCTTGACGAAGATCTGTTTTCGTCCGCACGGAAGGATGGTGTTTCCAAAATTGTCAAACATTAG